A stretch of Atribacterota bacterium DNA encodes these proteins:
- a CDS encoding DUF6305 family protein encodes MNNMNNIKTNRVLVHGLLIILFLIIFIGTSLSADEAPQILITSIGQSPDARMINVLVSRFQIATTYEQIAAPEIIKDFKIVIAVVGGSSKGLGAAGIDQSDEITRSKTLIQEIKAREVKFLVMHIGGEARRGALSDAFLDEVVPYADHLIVVESGNKDGYFTKMSEEHKIPLEVVEKITDSGEPVKAYIEEHLN; translated from the coding sequence ATGAACAACATGAATAATATCAAGACAAATAGAGTATTAGTTCATGGACTATTAATAATACTCTTCCTGATAATTTTTATCGGAACATCCTTATCTGCAGATGAAGCTCCACAAATCTTAATAACCTCAATCGGCCAAAGCCCGGATGCCAGAATGATTAATGTATTGGTATCTCGCTTCCAGATTGCGACTACTTATGAACAGATTGCTGCACCTGAAATTATAAAAGACTTTAAGATTGTTATTGCTGTAGTCGGAGGTAGCTCTAAAGGATTAGGAGCAGCGGGCATTGATCAGAGCGATGAAATAACCAGATCAAAAACCTTAATTCAAGAGATTAAAGCCCGAGAAGTTAAATTTCTGGTTATGCATATTGGCGGTGAAGCAAGAAGAGGAGCTCTCTCTGATGCTTTTTTAGATGAAGTAGTCCCTTATGCTGACCATTTAATTGTAGTAGAATCAGGCAATAAAGACGGTTATTTTACCAAAATGAGTGAAGAGCATAAAATACCGTTAGAAGTTGTAGAAAAGA
- a CDS encoding transposase gives MARPLRIEFPGAVYHITARGNAKQNIFYKESDFANFLTILCKVVKRYHFILHYYCLMYNHYHLLIETPEGNLSRGMRQLNGVYTQYFNKKHQRVGHLFQGRYKAILVEKENYLLELSRYISLNPVRANLVQNLEEWNWSAYRQFIGLSNRISCLSTDWILGQFGIERNMAINAYKNFILSGVDKKSPLQNIKGQIFLGSNYFTENVANLVEKHAELSEITRKQLYASRPSLQEIFQNKNNEKIQIEKEIYKAYQKYGYTLKEIAQYLSLHYTTISRIIKKVENK, from the coding sequence ATGGCCAGACCATTACGTATTGAATTTCCCGGTGCAGTATACCATATAACCGCTCGGGGAAATGCTAAACAAAATATTTTTTATAAAGAGAGCGACTTTGCCAATTTTTTAACTATTTTGTGTAAAGTTGTAAAGAGATATCATTTTATACTTCATTATTATTGTTTGATGTATAATCATTATCATTTACTTATCGAAACACCTGAAGGTAATTTATCCCGGGGGATGAGGCAGCTTAATGGTGTTTACACTCAATATTTCAACAAAAAGCATCAGAGAGTAGGACATCTTTTCCAGGGTAGGTATAAAGCAATATTGGTGGAAAAAGAAAACTATCTTTTAGAGCTTTCTCGCTATATTTCACTTAATCCAGTAAGAGCAAATCTTGTGCAAAATCTTGAAGAATGGAATTGGAGCGCTTATCGGCAATTTATAGGTTTAAGCAATAGGATTTCATGCCTGTCAACCGATTGGATTCTTGGTCAATTTGGCATAGAAAGAAACATGGCTATTAATGCTTATAAAAATTTTATTCTCTCCGGGGTAGATAAAAAATCACCATTACAGAACATTAAAGGACAGATTTTTCTTGGTTCTAACTATTTTACGGAAAATGTTGCTAACTTAGTAGAAAAACACGCAGAATTGTCGGAAATTACCAGGAAACAACTTTATGCTAGCAGACCATCTTTGCAAGAAATATTCCAGAATAAAAATAATGAAAAAATACAAATAGAAAAGGAAATCTATAAAGCCTATCAGAAGTATGGTTATACCTTAAAAGAAATTGCTCAATATCTATCTTTACACTACACCACTATAAGCAGAATAATTAAAAAAGTTGAAAATAAATAA
- a CDS encoding FGGY family carbohydrate kinase, with protein sequence MAYLLGYDIGSSSIKASLIDSDTGQLIAKASSPQQELPIMAPHSGWAEQDPEIWWKHVKLSTQQILVQTNIAPENIKAIGLSYQMHGLVLVNKKQQILRPAIIWCDSRAVDIGQQASLELGEEKCLSTLLNSPGNFTASKLKWVMENEPHIYKQIHKIMLPGDFIAMKMTGLINTTPSGLSEGILWDFPENKLAMMLLDYYGISEEIIPDIIPTFDPQGELTTQAAYDLGLREGTKISYRAGDQPNNAFSLNVLHPGEAATTAGTSGVIYGVINHPVYDSKSRVNTFVHVNHHKNDPRYSVLLCLNGCGILYSWLKNKILSTGSDALSYRHMDDLSSQAPAGSAGLLVFPFGNGAERTMENQNIGATFQHLDFNIHELKHLLRASQEGIIFALNYGFEIMKDMGLNILIVRAGKTNQFSSTLFQKIFAAVTGTQLELFNTDGAEGAARGAGVGAKIYSTFDDAFVGLKRTAIIYPDQPLQKIYQDVYHHWVSTLKTYIIH encoded by the coding sequence ATGGCTTATCTATTGGGATATGATATAGGAAGTTCTTCCATAAAAGCCAGTCTGATTGATTCGGATACCGGTCAATTAATAGCTAAAGCCAGTTCACCCCAGCAGGAATTACCCATTATGGCACCACATTCGGGATGGGCAGAACAGGATCCTGAGATATGGTGGAAACATGTTAAATTATCCACCCAACAGATTTTAGTTCAAACAAATATTGCTCCAGAAAATATAAAAGCCATCGGTCTTTCCTACCAAATGCATGGATTGGTTTTGGTCAACAAAAAACAGCAGATCTTGCGTCCCGCTATCATCTGGTGCGATAGCCGGGCAGTGGACATAGGACAACAAGCTTCTTTGGAACTGGGAGAAGAGAAATGTCTATCCACCCTGCTTAATTCTCCGGGAAACTTTACGGCTTCTAAATTAAAATGGGTAATGGAAAATGAACCTCATATCTATAAACAAATCCATAAGATTATGTTACCGGGCGATTTCATTGCCATGAAGATGACTGGATTGATTAATACTACTCCCTCAGGCTTATCAGAGGGAATTTTATGGGATTTTCCGGAAAACAAGTTAGCCATGATGCTTCTTGATTATTATGGTATTTCTGAAGAAATTATACCAGATATCATTCCTACCTTTGACCCCCAGGGAGAACTTACCACACAGGCAGCTTATGACCTTGGCTTACGAGAGGGAACCAAAATATCCTACCGTGCTGGTGACCAGCCTAACAATGCCTTTTCTCTAAATGTTTTACATCCCGGTGAAGCTGCTACTACTGCAGGAACCTCAGGTGTTATTTATGGTGTTATCAATCATCCTGTCTATGACTCTAAATCCAGGGTAAATACCTTTGTTCATGTTAACCATCACAAGAATGATCCCCGGTACAGTGTCCTGCTATGTCTTAATGGTTGTGGAATTCTATATAGCTGGCTAAAAAATAAGATTCTCTCTACCGGTTCAGATGCCCTTTCCTACCGCCATATGGATGATTTATCCTCTCAGGCTCCCGCCGGATCAGCAGGTTTATTGGTCTTCCCCTTTGGTAATGGTGCGGAAAGAACAATGGAAAACCAGAATATCGGAGCAACTTTTCAACATCTGGATTTTAACATTCATGAATTAAAACATCTCTTAAGGGCATCCCAGGAAGGAATTATCTTTGCTCTAAATTATGGTTTTGAGATTATGAAAGACATGGGACTTAATATTTTAATCGTAAGAGCCGGTAAAACTAATCAGTTTTCCAGTACTCTTTTTCAAAAAATATTCGCTGCAGTCACCGGAACTCAACTGGAGTTATTCAATACCGATGGTGCAGAAGGTGCAGCACGCGGTGCAGGAGTAGGCGCTAAAATTTATTCCACCTTTGATGATGCCTTTGTGGGATTAAAAAGAACTGCTATTATTTATCCTGACCAACCTCTCCAGAAGATTTATCAAGATGTCTATCATCACTGGGTCTCCACCCTAAAAACTTACATTATACATTAG